In a genomic window of Streptococcus oralis:
- a CDS encoding helix-turn-helix transcriptional regulator has product MKLERLIYILLSLLNKKRITAKEIAERFEISTRTVYRDMDTLSLAGIPIYSERGDKGGFYIPSDYKIDRNFFTEEERQFIINMSQNVSKIVGHSSLDSIEHKLSSQEITRANSPFYFDLSSWTLNTNYLLEIEEAIQTEQMISFSYYSKKQEKSQRTVIPYRLIYKLNAWYVIGYCLEKLDFRIFKLTRIRELELVEIKDKPFDYPRLSQEKLELFLNPPKHKVEGQREEIELVFTRFALPKIYDHFTEEEIRVEDEIIKVQAFRALTPAFFDLLLSFGYQVKVVSPSHLQNLLVSTLKKNLQQYDNL; this is encoded by the coding sequence ATGAAATTAGAAAGACTAATCTATATTTTACTGTCTCTTTTAAATAAGAAGAGGATAACAGCTAAAGAGATTGCAGAGAGGTTTGAAATATCTACTCGAACTGTATATAGGGACATGGATACACTCAGTTTAGCGGGAATCCCAATCTATTCGGAACGTGGAGATAAGGGAGGTTTCTATATACCAAGCGACTATAAGATAGACAGAAACTTTTTCACTGAGGAAGAGAGACAGTTTATCATTAATATGAGCCAAAATGTTAGTAAAATCGTTGGTCATTCAAGTCTTGACAGTATCGAACACAAGCTGTCTTCTCAAGAAATTACAAGAGCAAACAGTCCTTTTTACTTTGATCTCAGTTCCTGGACTCTTAATACAAATTATTTACTAGAAATTGAGGAAGCGATACAAACTGAACAGATGATTTCTTTTTCTTACTATTCGAAAAAACAAGAGAAAAGTCAGCGAACAGTTATTCCATACAGATTGATCTATAAACTGAATGCTTGGTATGTTATCGGTTACTGCTTAGAAAAATTAGATTTTCGTATTTTTAAATTAACTCGAATTCGTGAACTAGAACTAGTGGAGATAAAAGATAAACCATTCGATTATCCACGTTTATCTCAAGAAAAGTTAGAGCTTTTTTTAAATCCCCCAAAACATAAAGTGGAGGGGCAAAGAGAAGAAATCGAACTAGTTTTTACAAGATTTGCACTCCCAAAAATCTACGATCACTTCACGGAAGAAGAAATCAGAGTCGAGGACGAAATAATAAAAGTTCAGGCATTCAGAGCTTTAACTCCCGCATTTTTTGATTTACTCTTAAGCTTTGGTTATCAAGTAAAGGTCGTATCTCCAAGTCACTTACAAAATCTACTGGTCAGTACTCTCAAAAAAAATCTTCAGCAATATGACAACCTGTAG
- a CDS encoding phosphoglycerate kinase has translation MAKLTVKDVDLKGKKVLVRVDFNVPVKDGVITNDNRITAALPTIKYILEQGGRAILFSHLGRVKEEADKEGKSLAPVAADLATKLGQEVKFIPGVTRGAELEAAVNALEDGQVLLVENTRFEDVDGKKESKNDPELGKYWASLGDGIFVNDAFGTAHRAHASNVGISANVEKAVAGFLLENEIAYIQEAVEAPERPFVAILGGSKVSDKIGVIENLLEKADKVLIGGGMTYTFYKAQGIEIGNSLVEEDKLDVAKALLEKANGKLILPVDSKEANAFADYTEVKDTEGEAVDPGFLGLDIGPKSIAKFDEALTGAKTVVWNGPMGVFENPDFQAGTIGVMDAIVKQPGVKSIIGGGDSAAAAINLGRADKFSWISTGGGASMELLEGKVLPGLAALTEK, from the coding sequence ATGGCAAAATTGACTGTTAAAGACGTTGACTTGAAAGGGAAAAAAGTTCTCGTTCGTGTTGACTTCAACGTACCTGTTAAAGATGGCGTGATTACCAATGACAACCGTATCACTGCAGCTCTTCCAACTATCAAGTACATCCTTGAACAAGGTGGACGTGCAATCCTCTTCTCTCACCTTGGACGTGTAAAAGAAGAAGCAGACAAAGAAGGTAAATCACTTGCTCCTGTAGCTGCTGACTTGGCTACTAAATTGGGACAAGAAGTTAAATTTATCCCAGGTGTTACACGTGGTGCTGAATTGGAAGCCGCTGTTAACGCTCTTGAAGATGGACAAGTTCTCTTGGTTGAAAACACTCGTTTCGAAGATGTTGATGGCAAGAAAGAATCTAAAAACGATCCTGAGCTTGGTAAATACTGGGCATCACTTGGAGACGGTATCTTCGTAAACGATGCATTTGGTACAGCTCACCGTGCACACGCATCTAACGTTGGTATCTCAGCAAACGTTGAAAAAGCAGTTGCTGGATTCCTTCTTGAAAACGAGATTGCTTACATCCAAGAAGCAGTTGAAGCTCCAGAACGTCCATTCGTAGCGATTCTTGGTGGTTCAAAAGTTTCAGACAAGATTGGTGTTATCGAAAACTTGCTTGAAAAAGCTGATAAAGTGCTTATCGGTGGTGGGATGACTTACACATTCTACAAAGCTCAAGGTATCGAAATCGGTAACTCACTTGTAGAAGAAGACAAATTGGATGTTGCGAAAGCTCTTCTTGAAAAAGCAAACGGCAAATTGATCTTGCCAGTTGACTCAAAAGAAGCAAACGCATTTGCTGACTACACTGAAGTGAAAGACACTGAAGGTGAAGCAGTAGACCCAGGTTTCCTTGGTTTGGATATCGGTCCAAAATCTATCGCTAAATTTGACGAAGCTTTGACTGGTGCCAAAACAGTTGTATGGAACGGACCTATGGGTGTATTTGAAAACCCTGACTTCCAAGCTGGTACAATCGGTGTCATGGACGCTATCGTGAAACAACCTGGTGTTAAATCAATCATCGGTGGTGGTGACTCAGCTGCTGCAGCCATCAACCTTGGCCGTGCAGACAAGTTCTCATGGATCTCTACTGGTGGTGGAGCATCAATGGAACTCCTTGAAGGTAAAGTATTGCCAGGACTTGCAGCTTTGACTGAAAAATAA
- a CDS encoding antigen I/II family LPXTG-anchored adhesin: MKNKKEVYGFRKSKVAKTLCGAVLGTALIAFADKAVFADEVTETTSTSTVEVATTGNPATNLPEAQGEMSQVAKESQAKAGSKDSALPVEVSSADLDKAVADAKSAGVKVVQDETKDKGTATTATENAQKQDEIKSDYAKQSEEVKTTTEAYKKEVAAHQAETDKINAENKAADDKYQKDLKSHQEEVEKINTANATAKAEYEAKLAQYQKDLATVKKANEDSQQDYQNKLSAYQTELARVQKANAEAKEAYDKAVKENTAKNEALKAENEAIKQRNETAKATYEAAMKQYEADLAAIKKAKEDNDADYQAKLAAYQTELARVQKANSDAKVAYEKAVEENTAKNNAIQAENEAIKQRNETAKATYEAKIAQYEKDLAAVKQANAANETDYQTKLAAYQTELARVQKANADAKAAYEKAVEENTAKNAALQAENEEIKQRNAAAKTDYEAKLAKYEADLAKYKKELAEYPAKLQAYEAEQAKIKAAMALAESKKNEDGNLSRPSAQSLIFKSEPNAELSLTTTGEFVSYTGMEAAVKNTAEFANKLFQLDNFKVTDIQNANYQTNKQESFGTVGKYSEYNSNVTSGKGPTEWSSVLLKRGQSATATYTNLQGTYYQGKKVSKIVYTYTLDPSSKFRNDKAWLGIFKDPTMGVFASAYTGNTEDATSLFVKTEFQFYDEDGQIINFDKALMSVASLNREANSIEMAKDYTGNFIKISGSSVGEKNGQIYATESENFKKGVGGSRFTMYKNSQPDSGWDNADAPNSWYGAGAVEISGPSNSMTIGTISSSEVLGQPAANDPRRAEKLSPKKPNIWFAINGNVRATNLPTITLEKPTPPVEPTAPQAPTYETEKPLEPAPVAPSYENEPTPPVKTPDQPEPSKPEEPTYETEKPLEPAPVAPSYENEPTPPVKTPDQPEPSKPEEPTYETEKPLEPAPVAPSYENEPTPPVKTPDQPEPSKPEEPNYDPLPTPPVAPTPKQLPTPPAVPTVHFHYNRLFAQPQINKEIKNEDGVDIDRTLVAKQSVVKFELKTEALTAGRPRTTSFVLVDPLPTGYQFDLEATKAASKGFETSYDKASHTVTFKATEETLATYNADLTKPVETLYPTVVGRVLNDGATYTNNFTLTVNDAYGVKSNIVRVTTPGKPNDPDNPNNNYIKPLKVNKNKQGVNIDGKEVLAGSTNYYELTWDLDQYKGDKSSKEAIQNGFYYVDDYPEEALTLQPELVKIRDLEGNLVSGVSVQKYDSLEAAPKKVQELLKKANITVKGAFQLFSADNPAEFYKNYVAAGKSLLITDPMTVKPEFGQTGGKYENKAYQIDFGNGYATEVVVNNVPKITPKKDVTISMDPSSDNIDGQTIPLNQYFNYRLIGGLIPQNHSEDLNDYSFVDDYDQKGDQYTGNYKVLAKVDIRLKDGRVIKAGTDLTAETQVEHVQDKGMITIRFKEEFLQEIQLDSPFQAETYIQMKRIAVGTFENTYVNTVNKVAYASNTVRTTTPEPKKPEEPTTPTPNPKGNPTLPQTGTNDSSYMPYLGLAALVGVLGLGQLKRKEDESN; encoded by the coding sequence ATGAAAAATAAAAAAGAAGTCTATGGATTTCGTAAAAGCAAAGTTGCGAAAACGTTGTGTGGTGCTGTTTTAGGAACTGCTTTGATTGCTTTTGCAGACAAAGCAGTATTTGCTGATGAAGTTACAGAGACAACTAGTACAAGTACAGTTGAGGTAGCTACTACAGGGAACCCAGCCACAAATCTACCTGAAGCTCAGGGTGAAATGAGCCAAGTTGCCAAAGAAAGCCAAGCTAAGGCTGGTTCTAAAGACTCAGCTTTGCCAGTAGAAGTATCATCAGCTGATTTGGATAAAGCAGTTGCTGATGCAAAATCTGCAGGAGTTAAGGTGGTTCAAGATGAAACAAAAGACAAAGGAACAGCTACAACTGCTACAGAAAATGCTCAAAAACAAGATGAAATTAAAAGCGACTATGCTAAACAGTCTGAAGAAGTAAAGACAACGACTGAAGCATATAAAAAGGAAGTCGCAGCTCATCAGGCTGAAACAGATAAAATCAATGCTGAAAACAAAGCAGCGGATGACAAGTACCAAAAAGATCTAAAAAGTCATCAAGAAGAAGTTGAAAAAATCAACACTGCTAATGCAACAGCTAAAGCAGAATATGAGGCTAAGCTAGCACAATATCAAAAAGATTTAGCAACTGTCAAAAAAGCAAATGAAGATAGTCAACAGGATTATCAAAATAAACTTTCAGCTTACCAGACAGAATTAGCTCGAGTACAAAAAGCTAATGCTGAAGCTAAAGAGGCTTATGATAAAGCAGTAAAAGAAAACACAGCTAAAAACGAAGCGCTTAAAGCTGAAAATGAAGCTATTAAACAGCGTAATGAAACTGCAAAAGCAACTTATGAAGCAGCGATGAAGCAGTATGAAGCAGACCTTGCAGCTATTAAGAAAGCTAAAGAGGATAATGATGCTGATTATCAAGCTAAATTAGCAGCTTATCAAACAGAATTGGCACGTGTTCAAAAGGCTAATTCTGATGCAAAAGTAGCCTATGAAAAGGCTGTTGAAGAAAACACAGCTAAAAACAATGCTATCCAAGCTGAAAATGAAGCTATTAAACAACGAAATGAAACAGCCAAGGCAACTTATGAGGCTAAAATAGCACAATACGAAAAAGACTTGGCAGCAGTCAAACAAGCGAATGCAGCTAACGAAACAGACTACCAAACTAAGTTAGCGGCTTATCAGACAGAACTAGCTCGTGTTCAAAAGGCAAATGCTGATGCTAAAGCAGCTTATGAGAAGGCTGTTGAAGAAAACACAGCTAAAAATGCAGCGCTCCAAGCTGAAAACGAAGAAATCAAGCAACGGAATGCCGCGGCTAAAACTGACTATGAAGCAAAATTAGCTAAATACGAAGCTGATCTTGCCAAATATAAGAAAGAGTTGGCTGAGTATCCGGCTAAGTTGCAAGCTTATGAAGCTGAGCAGGCCAAAATTAAGGCAGCTATGGCTTTAGCAGAATCAAAGAAGAATGAAGATGGAAACTTGAGTCGCCCAAGTGCTCAAAGTTTGATTTTCAAATCGGAGCCTAATGCTGAACTTTCATTGACTACAACTGGTGAATTTGTTAGCTATACTGGCATGGAAGCAGCTGTGAAGAATACTGCAGAATTTGCCAATAAACTCTTCCAGTTGGATAACTTTAAAGTAACAGACATTCAAAATGCTAACTACCAGACAAACAAACAGGAAAGCTTTGGTACAGTCGGTAAGTATTCTGAGTACAATTCAAATGTAACAAGTGGTAAGGGACCAACTGAATGGTCTTCAGTCCTGCTGAAACGAGGTCAGTCTGCAACAGCAACTTATACGAATCTTCAGGGGACTTACTATCAAGGGAAAAAAGTTTCTAAAATCGTCTATACTTATACTCTTGATCCTAGTTCCAAGTTCCGCAATGATAAGGCTTGGTTGGGAATTTTTAAAGACCCAACGATGGGGGTTTTCGCTTCGGCTTATACTGGTAATACAGAAGATGCTACCTCTCTCTTCGTTAAGACTGAGTTTCAATTCTATGATGAAGATGGTCAAATTATTAATTTTGACAAGGCCTTGATGTCTGTAGCGTCTCTTAACCGCGAAGCAAACTCAATCGAGATGGCTAAAGATTATACTGGGAATTTCATCAAAATTTCGGGTTCTTCAGTTGGTGAAAAGAACGGCCAAATTTATGCGACAGAATCTGAAAACTTCAAAAAAGGAGTTGGTGGTTCCCGCTTCACCATGTATAAGAATAGTCAACCAGATTCTGGTTGGGATAATGCAGATGCACCAAACTCTTGGTATGGTGCGGGAGCAGTGGAAATCTCAGGTCCTTCAAATAGTATGACTATCGGAACAATTTCGTCTTCAGAAGTGTTGGGACAGCCTGCAGCGAATGATCCACGTAGAGCAGAGAAATTATCTCCCAAAAAGCCAAATATTTGGTTTGCGATTAACGGAAATGTTCGAGCAACTAATTTGCCAACCATCACATTAGAAAAACCAACTCCGCCAGTAGAACCAACTGCACCACAAGCTCCTACTTATGAGACAGAGAAACCATTGGAACCAGCTCCAGTAGCACCAAGCTACGAAAATGAGCCAACACCACCGGTAAAAACTCCAGATCAACCAGAGCCATCAAAACCAGAAGAGCCAACATATGAGACAGAGAAACCATTGGAACCAGCTCCAGTAGCACCAAGCTACGAAAATGAGCCAACACCACCGGTAAAAACTCCAGATCAACCGGAGCCATCAAAACCAGAAGAGCCAACATATGAGACAGAGAAACCATTGGAACCAGCTCCAGTAGCACCAAGCTATGAAAATGAGCCAACTCCACCGGTAAAAACTCCAGATCAACCAGAGCCATCAAAACCAGAAGAGCCAAATTATGATCCATTGCCAACTCCGCCGGTAGCACCAACTCCTAAGCAGTTGCCAACACCACCAGCGGTGCCAACAGTTCACTTCCATTACAATCGTCTTTTTGCACAACCTCAGATTAATAAAGAAATTAAAAATGAGGATGGAGTAGATATCGATCGTACTCTAGTTGCTAAGCAGTCTGTAGTGAAGTTTGAGTTGAAAACAGAAGCGTTGACAGCTGGTCGTCCAAGAACAACTTCATTTGTATTGGTAGATCCACTTCCAACTGGCTATCAGTTTGATTTGGAAGCAACCAAGGCTGCAAGCAAAGGTTTTGAAACAAGCTATGACAAAGCTAGTCACACTGTAACCTTTAAGGCTACTGAGGAGACATTGGCAACATACAATGCTGATTTAACTAAACCTGTTGAAACTCTTTATCCAACGGTTGTTGGTCGTGTCTTGAATGATGGGGCGACTTATACAAATAACTTTACCTTGACAGTCAACGATGCCTATGGTGTCAAGTCAAACATTGTTCGTGTAACGACTCCAGGTAAACCAAATGATCCTGACAATCCAAATAACAACTACATCAAGCCTTTGAAAGTTAACAAGAACAAGCAAGGTGTGAATATTGATGGCAAAGAAGTTCTAGCTGGTTCAACGAACTACTATGAACTCACATGGGATTTGGACCAATACAAGGGAGATAAATCTTCTAAAGAAGCGATTCAAAATGGTTTCTACTATGTGGATGATTATCCAGAAGAAGCCTTAACCCTTCAACCAGAATTGGTTAAGATTCGTGATCTAGAAGGCAACCTTGTATCAGGTGTCAGCGTTCAAAAATATGACAGTTTAGAAGCTGCGCCTAAGAAGGTTCAAGAGCTGTTGAAGAAAGCAAACATCACTGTTAAAGGTGCTTTCCAACTCTTCTCAGCTGATAATCCAGCTGAATTCTACAAGAACTATGTAGCAGCAGGAAAATCATTGCTCATCACAGATCCGATGACAGTTAAACCTGAATTTGGTCAAACGGGTGGTAAGTATGAAAACAAAGCCTACCAAATTGATTTTGGAAATGGCTATGCTACAGAAGTAGTTGTCAACAATGTACCGAAAATCACACCTAAAAAAGATGTGACAATCAGTATGGATCCAAGCAGTGATAATATCGATGGCCAAACAATTCCATTGAACCAGTACTTCAATTATCGTTTAATTGGTGGTTTGATTCCACAAAATCATTCTGAGGACTTGAATGACTATAGTTTTGTAGATGATTATGACCAAAAAGGTGATCAATACACTGGAAACTATAAAGTTCTTGCCAAGGTTGATATCCGATTGAAAGACGGTCGTGTTATCAAGGCAGGGACAGACTTAACCGCTGAAACACAGGTTGAACATGTTCAAGATAAGGGAATGATTACCATTCGATTCAAGGAGGAATTCCTTCAAGAGATTCAGTTGGATTCTCCATTCCAAGCTGAGACTTATATTCAAATGAAACGAATTGCAGTCGGAACCTTTGAAAATACCTATGTAAATACTGTGAACAAAGTTGCTTACGCTTCAAATACAGTTCGCACGACAACGCCAGAACCTAAGAAACCAGAGGAGCCAACAACTCCTACTCCAAATCCAAAAGGTAACCCTACTCTACCTCAAACAGGTACAAATGATTCAAGCTACATGCCATATCTTGGTCTAGCAGCTTTAGTAGGAGTTTTAGGACTTGGTCAGTTGAAACGTAAAGAAGACGAA